The sequence TCTCAGTGCTGTGCACTGAGGAttggatgctgcagctgctgatcCCTTCTGGATCACAGAGCCCTATGGGCTGGGGTGTGCTTTGTGTATCCAGCAGGGATATGTCTCACCCAGCCGTTTTCCCTGTGACTGAGCCCCTTCTGGCTGCATTTCCTCAGCAGTGAAGCCCATGGATGTCGAGCCTGCCTCCCCGCCGGGGCCCACGGCAGCCgagctcagcctgcaggaggagatgcagcggctgcagcaggagaaggaggagctgcaggggcagtacCAGGCCCAGGTGCGGGACAACGAGCAGCTgagccacctgaaccgggagcaggaggagcggctgctggagctggagaagacCGTGCAGCGCTACAGCGAGGAGGCTGTGGACAGGCAGCAGATCCTGGAGGACATGCAGAGTGACAAGGCCACAAtcagcagggcactgagccAGAACAGGGATCTGAAggagcagctggctgagctgcagaatGGGTTTGTCAAACTGGTAGGTCTCTTCTGTGCATCTTTTCCCACTGCTTCCCTCACTGGTGCCATCCTTTTGTAGCGCAGATGTgaaaagctggcagcagcattATCCCTGTCTTACCTTCTGAGACTCTGGCTGCTCCATCCTTTGATACATAGTGCCATTCCAGGAGGTTCCCTCCAGTTCCTTACTCCTTCAGGTGCTCTAGGAGATGAACCAGTATCTTTGTCCAGAactgtttccttttccttctcatcCCCTGGCAGTCAGGCTGTTTATGTCCCTGGGTATTCCTCCTGCCCTTTTACCTGTAGATACTCATTTCCTGTTCCCTTGTATTTGCCCATGAGGAAGTTTTCAACAGTATTCTCTTCTGCTGGTGTCATTCTTACCCATCCTAGAGCTGAATCCTTACTCTTGCTTTGCTTCTTTCAATGTAACATTTTCCCTCTGGGGCCCTAGCAGACTGACACAGGGTCtagctgttgggttttttttcctttagtccTTTTTGAACTCCTTGTTTTTGAATGTCTGTGGCTCTCTTTGGGATATTCATACCACCCATCTGCTTTGGAGCTGACAGGCTGCATGATGTGCCAGGCCTCTTCTTGGCACTGTCCCAGCACCAATTCCCCTGTCTCTTTCCTTGTTCTTCTCCCATCTTCTGAACCTTTCTTTAAGCTATTTACTGCCCTAAAAGTCAATTTATGGCCCTCAGTCCACAAAAACATGGGATGGCACCCTGTTGTACTGGGAACTAACGTGGTGTACTGAGAGCCTGTTTCATGGTGGCTGGGGCAGTTTCCTTACACAGTCGTGTTTGTCTTGCAGACAAATGAAAACATGGAGGTTACAAGTGCCCTGCAGTCAGAGCAACACGTAAAGAAGGAGCTGGCCAAGAAGCttgggcagctgcaggagaaccTGGCGGAGCTCAAGGAGACGGTGAGCACCAGCAGGGGGATGGCAGGGCTGGATTGTGCAAACTGCTGGCAACTTCCCAGACACTGATGGAAGGATGGAAGTGGGTACTGCAAAGATccagctgggagccttcccctATCATCTGCTGCCTGATGTGGGGGACCAGCATGTGGGGGCAGATGGTGGCTGTCTGCCTGGTTGGTGGCTTTGGGGCAGTGTTGACAGTTTGGATCATGTCACAGcttttcaggcagaaagggtTTGATGTGGTGGTTTGACTTTGTTCTCTCAGCTGGAGCTGAAGACACAGGAGGcccgtgggctgcaggagcagcggGACCAGTGCTACAGCCACCTGCAGCAGTACACCCTGGCCTTCCAGCAGCTGGCTGCCGAGAAGGACGAACTGCACaagcagttcctgctgcagacacagctcATGGATCGCCTGCAGCACGAGGAGGTCCAGGGGAAGGTGACAGTGGAAATGCACCTCAAAGAGCTGCAGCAGACAAAGGTAACAGTAAAAAGGACAAGTGGAAAGATGGGAGGTAATCAGTAAGGGAGAGATTTGGTCGGTCCCTTCCACCCTGGGCCGTGATGCTGTAATTACCCCGTGCCCTACAGATGAGTTGTACCTGTTTGGAGCAAAGTACTgcttgtgtgtttgtgtgtgtggtgcTACTGCCTGAAGATGAAATGACTGTTTGCAGTCTGGCTTGTGCAGGTTTTTGTGATCCTCTGCTTCTCTCTTGCAGGAAAGTCTAGAAGCCGTAGCCAAGGAAAACAAAGAGCTGCAGGCCCAGATCAGTCAGCTGGCAGCAGAAATGGACGGCAGGATTTTGCACCAGTTggagggtgagtggctgcatcagtgaggaggcagagctggggtctCTGCAGCATTGCCTCCTTGTTCACCTTCCTTCTTTTACAGAAGGCGATGAAGCAATGACTGAAGAAGTCCAAAAACCTTCTCTTGTGATCCCAGAGAAGTTTGAAAGCCATGAAGAAATGGTGAGTCTTAAATGGGTAGAAAAGCCTTTGATTTTAGTTCTAAACAAATATCTAGAAAAGGAAACCAGTTAAATTGCAGCGAGGTTTATCAGCTGTTGTCCTACCAGCTGAGTGCAGTCATGAGGGAAATGCAACAGTTCCTTGTGCATAGCAGCAAAGCCAAGACTGCTGCAGCATCCTTGCAAAACAGGCTGGAAGTCTGGCAGTGGTTTCCTTATAATGACAActcagctggcagagcagctctttAATGGGGCTTTGATGATGATGTTCTTTTTAGTTTGAAAGGCAATTTGGAAATGGTGTCAAATATCTACAAGATTTATCTGCAAGTACAGTCATAATACTGCAGTCAAATAGCTCTCAAGGGATCCAGTTTTTAACCTGCACTAATTGGGAATGAGAAGAGGCAGTAGCTGCTCCCTGGCTTAGTTCCAGGGCAGTCACACAGTTCTTTGGTTTCACACCCATAAATAAAATGGGGTAAACTGTTATTCTGTCCTGAGATGCACCATAGATCCTGCTGAATGCAGGGGAAGCACTAATGTCCACACTCTGAAATTCTTCTTAGGTCACTTTCGTGACCTCTGCCATGTCCCAAGTGGAGCAGGAGCGAGAAGATCTGAGGAAGCAGCTGGCAGCTCAGAAGCAGCAGTGCAGAACCCTCCTGCAGCAAATCACAGCTCTTAGGCAGGAGCAGCAACATCACGTCACGCTGGATGGAGGTAAAGTCTCAGTACAGTCTGGGGACAGCGTGACCATGACATGCTGGGCCAGCTGGCCATGGCTGCTCTGAGACAGACTTTTGGGTCTGTGAGTGCACCCTGCCCCAGGAGAAACTGTAAATGGCACACATCCCTTCCAGGCTCCTTTATGGATACTGTTCCAGTGGAGGTTCACGAGGCTTTGAAAACTGCCATGGACAAGCTACAGGTAAGCAAAGCATCTGATGTTTTTTCAGCCCTATTATACTGCTCAGCCAGACTAGGATCCAGTGTCAGACAAACACAACACAACACAGATTGTAGGGGAATAAGCAGCAGATGTTCCATAAAAAGATGCTCCATCCTAAAAACTTGCTCACTGCTTGGTTGTAAAGGAGCAGGATTTGTTCCCCAGGCTCAGACCAGTGCCGGGGGGTGTTATGTTTAGCACAGgcgttgtgtgtgtgtgtgagcagccCAGGTGACTGACCCCACGTGTGTGCAGCTGCGTTTCACAGAGCTGATGCGGGAGAAGGCCGACCTGCAGGAgcggctggaggagctggagcaccGCTGCATCCAGCTGTCCGGGGAGACCGACACCATCGGTACGTTCAGCACAGGCTGGAGCTCGCTCAGTGCCTTGTTTATGTGGGAACAGAAGGTCCCCAACAGCTTTTGGAGCTGGAGCTCTCAAAGTACCAAGGCTTCCCTGTCTCCTACTGCTGCCTAACTGGGCTAGGTCTCCACTCCAGGGCTGGATTTCCTGGGTCCTTGTGCCTCGTACCTCACTATGGGGCTTGTACCCCAATCCTGCAGACACTCCTGAGGCTTCTCTTGTGTTCCAGGGGAGTACATTGCACTGTACCAGAGTCAAAGGGCTATCCTCAAACAGCGGCACCAGGAGAAAGAGGAGTATATCAGCAGGTTGGCTCAGGACAAGGAGGAGATGAAGGCAAGGACTCTTTTCTGTGGCACTACTCCAAGCAGGGTGGGCCTGGGGAGCGCAGACCTTTGTGTGTTCATTTCCTAATTCTGTGACAGGAGTAGGACTGCAAACTGCAgcagtgtgtttgtgtgcatgtTTCATGGGCTTTCCTTTACTTTGGTGCAGATGAAACTACTGGAACTGCAGGACTTAGTGATGCGCCTGGTCAGGGAAAGAAATGAATGGTACAGCAAGTATGTAGCAGCTGCTCAGaacccagagctgctggcaagCCAGACTGAAggtgtgctgccagcagagaggcGCATTGAGCTGAACGCCACCGACGGAGCAggtgagctgcagccaggacaaGCTCTGAGCAGGGGGAACAGCCCCTGCTCTCAGCCTTGGCTGTGGATGGGAGGAGTTACCTGCctgccctgtgtgtgctccttGCAGGGTTACGAGAGGTGAATCTGTCAGATGAAGCAGAACAAGAGGCTGCTGTTCATCAATCCGGTTTCCCCCATGCTGACAGTAAAGCTGCTCAGCCAAACCAAGAGGACCCCACGGCAAAGCAAATAATGCAGCTTCTCAGAGAAATCCAGAACCCTCAGGAGaggctgggctccctgctggaAAACCCATGCATTCCCTTCTTCTACCGTGCTGATGAGAACGATGAGGTCAAAATCATGGTAGTGTAAGAGGTGCTATATCTTCCTGACAGCAACTTTCTGTGGGCCTGAAAGGACTTGATGGACTTGTACATGCCCATACCTCTGCTCAGTGCTCTTGGTGAGAACAGTTCCTAAAGACATCAGTAAAGAGAGATTGTATCAGATGGAACTCGAGCATCAGACCtcatcttctctttctcttttctgttacTCGGTGTGGACTACAGGCAGACTCTTAACTCATCCTGGGAGgcagctggtgctgccacaTCACCTAGGCCAGGCCCAGACTGGGGGCAAAGGGAGTCCATGACTTTTGGCAAAATGACTTAATCCCTTGTCCCAGAGTCTGCTGCCACAGGAGCTTCACACGGTTCTGATCCATCACTCATGCCTGTCATCAGCCCAGTTCTTCCAGGGCTCCCAGAGTAACTAACTGTTCTGGTGATGGACTCTTTGGACTCTCAGCaggttgggtttgttttcataCTACGTATCCTAAACTCCcccttgctgctgcagccctgcctctTGCAGCTGTATTTCGGAAGATCAGCccccagcaggcagctcagccctgtctgTTCTCATTGCCAGGGGAAGGGACCGAGGGGAGCCTTGAGGGGTCTTTTGGTTACTTGACAAAGCTTTATGTGATTCTTGGGAGTGGGGTGGAAATGTAACTGCACTTTGAAGGATGATGTGTTTCACTTGTATGTGTCTgaaggttttatttattttaagaaatggGAGAAATTAAGTAAAAGGAAACCACTTAATAAACATGCTTCGTTTTGAATTTCTGGACTTTAGGGGTTCTAGTTCTCCATCCCTGAACTTTCCTCTTCTCCCATTTTGGTAAGGATTAC is a genomic window of Passer domesticus isolate bPasDom1 chromosome 18, bPasDom1.hap1, whole genome shotgun sequence containing:
- the GOLGA2 gene encoding golgin subfamily A member 2 isoform X11, with protein sequence MADGSRQSRLAAAKKKLKEYQQKNSPGATAGTKKKRKTKEGSRPATPTTDDQQPPENIQNILKVLVSDLNRSNGVAIPSLDKRKMNEAEDHKNALEENRSFSSTEGLRQLSEQLNGLVSQSTSYVNGESAVSSTNIKEMETRYQELAVALDSSNLTNKQLVTKIEELKQQNQEAVNQLEKEKKEFEQKFSKEQAALREQLQVHIQTIGILVSEKSELQTALGHTQQAARQKSASTDCALTCPGEAESLAARLHSSRQRVSELERTLSSISMQQKQSEKHNKELVKERDNLKLELYKRSKSSEEIKQQNSELSEKVHSLVSQNSAMKLDVEDLQKKLEMAELMIQQFSSQGGSLDANQQLQMALEEKASMETQVAQLSESLQQLQAERDQYVEKLREEGSVWQQRVQQLAEQVHTMAEEKEKHMARIQELEDNVTELLSTSAVKPMDVEPASPPGPTAAELSLQEEMQRLQQEKEELQGQYQAQVRDNEQLSHLNREQEERLLELEKTVQRYSEEAVDRQQILEDMQSDKATISRALSQNRDLKEQLAELQNGFVKLTNENMEVTSALQSEQHVKKELAKKLGQLQENLAELKETLELKTQEARGLQEQRDQCYSHLQQYTLAFQQLAAEKDELHKQFLLQTQLMDRLQHEEVQGKVTVEMHLKELQQTKESLEAVAKENKELQAQISQLAAEMDGRILHQLEEGDEAMTEEVQKPSLVIPEKFESHEEMVTFVTSAMSQVEQEREDLRKQLAAQKQQCRTLLQQITALRQEQQHHVTLDGGSFMDTVPVEVHEALKTAMDKLQLRFTELMREKADLQERLEELEHRCIQLSGETDTIGEYIALYQSQRAILKQRHQEKEEYISRLAQDKEEMKMKLLELQDLVMRLVRERNEWYSKYVAAAQNPELLASQTEGVLPAERRIELNATDGAGLREVNLSDEAEQEAAVHQSGFPHADSKAAQPNQEDPTAKQIMQLLREIQNPQERLGSLLENPCIPFFYRADENDEVKIMVV
- the GOLGA2 gene encoding golgin subfamily A member 2 isoform X8 is translated as MADGSRQSRLAAAKKKLKEYQQKNSPGATAGTKKKRKTKEGSRPATPTTDDQQPPENIQNILKVLVSDLNRSNGVAIPSLDKRKAYFDSDVATRSAEQLAPDVPVLSNSNSLPSCDSVLPAPESMQLTQMNEAEDHKNALEENRSFSSTEGLRQLSEQLNGLVSQSTSYVNGESAVSSTNIKEMEKQQNQEAVNQLEKEKKEFEQKFSKEQAALREQLQVHIQTIGILVSEKSELQTALGHTQQAARQKSASTDCALTCPGEAESLAARLHSSRQRVSELERTLSSISMQQKQSEKHNKELVKERDNLKLELYKRSKSSEEIKQQNSELSEKVHSLVSQNSAMKLDVEDLQKKLEMAELMIQQFSSQGGSLDANQQLQMALEEKASMETQVAQLSESLQQLQAERDQYVEKLREEGSVWQQRVQQLAEQVHTMAEEKEKHMARIQELEDNVTELLSTSAVKPMDVEPASPPGPTAAELSLQEEMQRLQQEKEELQGQYQAQVRDNEQLSHLNREQEERLLELEKTVQRYSEEAVDRQQILEDMQSDKATISRALSQNRDLKEQLAELQNGFVKLTNENMEVTSALQSEQHVKKELAKKLGQLQENLAELKETLELKTQEARGLQEQRDQCYSHLQQYTLAFQQLAAEKDELHKQFLLQTQLMDRLQHEEVQGKVTVEMHLKELQQTKESLEAVAKENKELQAQISQLAAEMDGRILHQLEEGDEAMTEEVQKPSLVIPEKFESHEEMVTFVTSAMSQVEQEREDLRKQLAAQKQQCRTLLQQITALRQEQQHHVTLDGGSFMDTVPVEVHEALKTAMDKLQLRFTELMREKADLQERLEELEHRCIQLSGETDTIGEYIALYQSQRAILKQRHQEKEEYISRLAQDKEEMKMKLLELQDLVMRLVRERNEWYSKYVAAAQNPELLASQTEGVLPAERRIELNATDGAGLREVNLSDEAEQEAAVHQSGFPHADSKAAQPNQEDPTAKQIMQLLREIQNPQERLGSLLENPCIPFFYRADENDEVKIMVV
- the GOLGA2 gene encoding golgin subfamily A member 2 isoform X10: MADGSRQSRLAAAKKKLKEYQQKNSPGATAGTKKKRKTKEGSRPATPTTDDQQPPENIQNILKVLVSDLNRSNGVAIPSLDKRKAYFDSDVATRSAEQLAPDVPVLSNSNSLPSCDSVLPAPESMQLTQMNEAEDHKNALEENRSFSSTEGLRQLSEQLNGLVSQSTSYVNGESAVSSTNIKEMEKQQNQEAVNQLEKEKKEFEQKFSKEQAALREQLQVHIQTIGILVSEKSELQTALGHTQQAARQKSGEAESLAARLHSSRQRVSELERTLSSISMQQKQSEKHNKELVKERDNLKLELYKRSKSSEEIKQQNSELSEKVHSLVSQNSAMKLDVEDLQKKLEMAELMIQQFSSQGGSLDANQQLQMALEEKASMETQVAQLSESLQQLQAERDQYVEKLREEGSVWQQRVQQLAEQVHTMAEEKEKHMARIQELEDNVTELLSTSAVKPMDVEPASPPGPTAAELSLQEEMQRLQQEKEELQGQYQAQVRDNEQLSHLNREQEERLLELEKTVQRYSEEAVDRQQILEDMQSDKATISRALSQNRDLKEQLAELQNGFVKLTNENMEVTSALQSEQHVKKELAKKLGQLQENLAELKETLELKTQEARGLQEQRDQCYSHLQQYTLAFQQLAAEKDELHKQFLLQTQLMDRLQHEEVQGKVTVEMHLKELQQTKESLEAVAKENKELQAQISQLAAEMDGRILHQLEEGDEAMTEEVQKPSLVIPEKFESHEEMVTFVTSAMSQVEQEREDLRKQLAAQKQQCRTLLQQITALRQEQQHHVTLDGGSFMDTVPVEVHEALKTAMDKLQLRFTELMREKADLQERLEELEHRCIQLSGETDTIGEYIALYQSQRAILKQRHQEKEEYISRLAQDKEEMKMKLLELQDLVMRLVRERNEWYSKYVAAAQNPELLASQTEGVLPAERRIELNATDGAGLREVNLSDEAEQEAAVHQSGFPHADSKAAQPNQEDPTAKQIMQLLREIQNPQERLGSLLENPCIPFFYRADENDEVKIMVV
- the GOLGA2 gene encoding golgin subfamily A member 2 isoform X6, which gives rise to MADGSRQSRLAAAKKKLKEYQQKNSPGATAGTKKKRKTKEGSRPATPTTDDQQPPENIQNILKVLVSDLNRSNGVAIPSLDKRKAYFDSDVATRSAEQLAPDVPVLSNSNSLPSCDSVLPAPESMQLTQMNEAEDHKNALEENRSFSSTEGLRQLSEQLNGLVSQSTSYVNGESAVSSTNIKEMETRYQELAVALDSSNLTNKQLVTKIEELKQQNQEAVNQLEKEKKEFEQKFSKEQAALREQLQVHIQTIGILVSEKSELQTALGHTQQAARQKSGEAESLAARLHSSRQRVSELERTLSSISMQQKQSEKHNKELVKERDNLKLELYKRSKSSEEIKQQNSELSEKVHSLVSQNSAMKLDVEDLQKKLEMAELMIQQFSSQGGSLDANQQLQMALEEKASMETQVAQLSESLQQLQAERDQYVEKLREEGSVWQQRVQQLAEQVHTMAEEKEKHMARIQELEDNVTELLSTSAVKPMDVEPASPPGPTAAELSLQEEMQRLQQEKEELQGQYQAQVRDNEQLSHLNREQEERLLELEKTVQRYSEEAVDRQQILEDMQSDKATISRALSQNRDLKEQLAELQNGFVKLTNENMEVTSALQSEQHVKKELAKKLGQLQENLAELKETLELKTQEARGLQEQRDQCYSHLQQYTLAFQQLAAEKDELHKQFLLQTQLMDRLQHEEVQGKVTVEMHLKELQQTKESLEAVAKENKELQAQISQLAAEMDGRILHQLEGDEAMTEEVQKPSLVIPEKFESHEEMVTFVTSAMSQVEQEREDLRKQLAAQKQQCRTLLQQITALRQEQQHHVTLDGGSFMDTVPVEVHEALKTAMDKLQLRFTELMREKADLQERLEELEHRCIQLSGETDTIGEYIALYQSQRAILKQRHQEKEEYISRLAQDKEEMKMKLLELQDLVMRLVRERNEWYSKYVAAAQNPELLASQTEGVLPAERRIELNATDGAGLREVNLSDEAEQEAAVHQSGFPHADSKAAQPNQEDPTAKQIMQLLREIQNPQERLGSLLENPCIPFFYRADENDEVKIMVV
- the GOLGA2 gene encoding golgin subfamily A member 2 isoform X3, producing the protein MADGSRQSRLAAAKKKLKEYQQKNSPGATAGTKKKRKTKEGSRPATPTTDDQQPPENIQNILKVLVSDLNRSNGVAIPSLDKRKAYFDSDVATRSAEQLAPDVPVLSNSNSLPSCDSVLPAPESMQLTQMNEAEDHKNALEENRSFSSTEGLRQLSEQLNGLVSQSTSYVNGESAVSSTNIKEMETRYQELAVALDSSNLTNKQLVTKIEELKQQNQEAVNQLEKEKKEFEQKFSKEQAALREQLQVHIQTIGILVSEKSELQTALGHTQQAARQKSASTDCALTCPGEAESLAARLHSSRQRVSELERTLSSISMQQKQSEKHNKELVKERDNLKLELYKRSKSSEEIKQQNSELSEKVHSLVSQNSAMKLDVEDLQKKLEMAELMIQQFSSQGGSLDANQQLQMALEEKASMETQVAQLSESLQQLQAERDQYVEKLREEGSVWQQRVQQLAEQVHTMAEEKEKHMARIQELEDNVTELLSTSAVKPMDVEPASPPGPTAAELSLQEEMQRLQQEKEELQGQYQAQVRDNEQLSHLNREQEERLLELEKTVQRYSEEAVDRQQILEDMQSDKATISRALSQNRDLKEQLAELQNGFVKLTNENMEVTSALQSEQHVKKELAKKLGQLQENLAELKETLELKTQEARGLQEQRDQCYSHLQQYTLAFQQLAAEKDELHKQFLLQTQLMDRLQHEEVQGKVTVEMHLKELQQTKESLEAVAKENKELQAQISQLAAEMDGRILHQLEGDEAMTEEVQKPSLVIPEKFESHEEMVTFVTSAMSQVEQEREDLRKQLAAQKQQCRTLLQQITALRQEQQHHVTLDGGSFMDTVPVEVHEALKTAMDKLQLRFTELMREKADLQERLEELEHRCIQLSGETDTIGEYIALYQSQRAILKQRHQEKEEYISRLAQDKEEMKMKLLELQDLVMRLVRERNEWYSKYVAAAQNPELLASQTEGVLPAERRIELNATDGAGLREVNLSDEAEQEAAVHQSGFPHADSKAAQPNQEDPTAKQIMQLLREIQNPQERLGSLLENPCIPFFYRADENDEVKIMVV
- the GOLGA2 gene encoding golgin subfamily A member 2 isoform X9, which gives rise to MADGSRQSRLAAAKKKLKEYQQKNSPGATAGTKKKRKTKEGSRPATPTTDDQQPPENAYFDSDVATRSAEQLAPDVPVLSNSNSLPSCDSVLPAPESMQLTQMNEAEDHKNALEENRSFSSTEGLRQLSEQLNGLVSQSTSYVNGESAVSSTNIKEMETRYQELAVALDSSNLTNKQLVTKIEELKQQNQEAVNQLEKEKKEFEQKFSKEQAALREQLQVHIQTIGILVSEKSELQTALGHTQQAARQKSGEAESLAARLHSSRQRVSELERTLSSISMQQKQSEKHNKELVKERDNLKLELYKRSKSSEEIKQQNSELSEKVHSLVSQNSAMKLDVEDLQKKLEMAELMIQQFSSQGGSLDANQQLQMALEEKASMETQVAQLSESLQQLQAERDQYVEKLREEGSVWQQRVQQLAEQVHTMAEEKEKHMARIQELEDNVTELLSTSAVKPMDVEPASPPGPTAAELSLQEEMQRLQQEKEELQGQYQAQVRDNEQLSHLNREQEERLLELEKTVQRYSEEAVDRQQILEDMQSDKATISRALSQNRDLKEQLAELQNGFVKLTNENMEVTSALQSEQHVKKELAKKLGQLQENLAELKETLELKTQEARGLQEQRDQCYSHLQQYTLAFQQLAAEKDELHKQFLLQTQLMDRLQHEEVQGKVTVEMHLKELQQTKESLEAVAKENKELQAQISQLAAEMDGRILHQLEEGDEAMTEEVQKPSLVIPEKFESHEEMVTFVTSAMSQVEQEREDLRKQLAAQKQQCRTLLQQITALRQEQQHHVTLDGGSFMDTVPVEVHEALKTAMDKLQLRFTELMREKADLQERLEELEHRCIQLSGETDTIGEYIALYQSQRAILKQRHQEKEEYISRLAQDKEEMKMKLLELQDLVMRLVRERNEWYSKYVAAAQNPELLASQTEGVLPAERRIELNATDGAGLREVNLSDEAEQEAAVHQSGFPHADSKAAQPNQEDPTAKQIMQLLREIQNPQERLGSLLENPCIPFFYRADENDEVKIMVV
- the GOLGA2 gene encoding golgin subfamily A member 2 isoform X4, whose amino-acid sequence is MADGSRQSRLAAAKKKLKEYQQKNSPGATAGTKKKRKTKEGSRPATPTTDDQQPPENIQNILKVLVSDLNRSNGVAIPSLDKRKAYFDSDVATRSAEQLAPDVPVLSNSNSLPSCDSVLPAPESMQLTQMNEAEDHKNALEENRSFSSTEGLRQLSEQLNGLVSQSTSYVNGESAVSSTNIKEMETRYQELAVALDSSNLTNKQLVTKIEELKQQNQEAVNQLEKEKKEFEQKFSKEQAALREQLQVHIQTIGILVSEKSELQTALGHTQQAARQKSGEAESLAARLHSSRQRVSELERTLSSISMQQKQSEKHNKELVKERDNLKLELYKRSKSSEEIKQQNSELSEKVHSLVSQNSAMKLDVEDLQKKLEMAELMIQQFSSQGGSLDANQQLQMALEEKASMETQVAQLSESLQQLQAERDQYVEKLREEGSVWQQRVQQLAEQVHTMAEEKEKHMARIQELEDNVTELLSTSAVKPMDVEPASPPGPTAAELSLQEEMQRLQQEKEELQGQYQAQVRDNEQLSHLNREQEERLLELEKTVQRYSEEAVDRQQILEDMQSDKATISRALSQNRDLKEQLAELQNGFVKLTNENMEVTSALQSEQHVKKELAKKLGQLQENLAELKETLELKTQEARGLQEQRDQCYSHLQQYTLAFQQLAAEKDELHKQFLLQTQLMDRLQHEEVQGKVTVEMHLKELQQTKESLEAVAKENKELQAQISQLAAEMDGRILHQLEEGDEAMTEEVQKPSLVIPEKFESHEEMVTFVTSAMSQVEQEREDLRKQLAAQKQQCRTLLQQITALRQEQQHHVTLDGGSFMDTVPVEVHEALKTAMDKLQLRFTELMREKADLQERLEELEHRCIQLSGETDTIGEYIALYQSQRAILKQRHQEKEEYISRLAQDKEEMKMKLLELQDLVMRLVRERNEWYSKYVAAAQNPELLASQTEGVLPAERRIELNATDGAGLREVNLSDEAEQEAAVHQSGFPHADSKAAQPNQEDPTAKQIMQLLREIQNPQERLGSLLENPCIPFFYRADENDEVKIMVV
- the GOLGA2 gene encoding golgin subfamily A member 2 isoform X1; this encodes MADGSRQSRLAAAKKKLKEYQQKNSPGATAGTKKKRKTKEGSRPATPTTDDQQPPENIQNILKVLVSDLNRSNGVAIPSLDKRKAYFDSDVATRSAEQLAPDVPVLSNSNSLPSCDSVLPAPESMQLTQMNEAEDHKNALEENRSFSSTEGLRQLSEQLNGLVSQSTSYVNGESAVSSTNIKEMETRYQELAVALDSSNLTNKQLVTKIEELKQQNQEAVNQLEKEKKEFEQKFSKEQAALREQLQVHIQTIGILVSEKSELQTALGHTQQAARQKSASTDCALTCPGEAESLAARLHSSRQRVSELERTLSSISMQQKQSEKHNKELVKERDNLKLELYKRSKSSEEIKQQNSELSEKVHSLVSQNSAMKLDVEDLQKKLEMAELMIQQFSSQGGSLDANQQLQMALEEKASMETQVAQLSESLQQLQAERDQYVEKLREEGSVWQQRVQQLAEQVHTMAEEKEKHMARIQELEDNVTELLSTSAVKPMDVEPASPPGPTAAELSLQEEMQRLQQEKEELQGQYQAQVRDNEQLSHLNREQEERLLELEKTVQRYSEEAVDRQQILEDMQSDKATISRALSQNRDLKEQLAELQNGFVKLTNENMEVTSALQSEQHVKKELAKKLGQLQENLAELKETLELKTQEARGLQEQRDQCYSHLQQYTLAFQQLAAEKDELHKQFLLQTQLMDRLQHEEVQGKVTVEMHLKELQQTKESLEAVAKENKELQAQISQLAAEMDGRILHQLEEGDEAMTEEVQKPSLVIPEKFESHEEMVTFVTSAMSQVEQEREDLRKQLAAQKQQCRTLLQQITALRQEQQHHVTLDGGSFMDTVPVEVHEALKTAMDKLQLRFTELMREKADLQERLEELEHRCIQLSGETDTIGEYIALYQSQRAILKQRHQEKEEYISRLAQDKEEMKMKLLELQDLVMRLVRERNEWYSKYVAAAQNPELLASQTEGVLPAERRIELNATDGAGLREVNLSDEAEQEAAVHQSGFPHADSKAAQPNQEDPTAKQIMQLLREIQNPQERLGSLLENPCIPFFYRADENDEVKIMVV